A window of Corythoichthys intestinalis isolate RoL2023-P3 chromosome 14, ASM3026506v1, whole genome shotgun sequence contains these coding sequences:
- the LOC130929949 gene encoding LOW QUALITY PROTEIN: eukaryotic translation initiation factor 4 gamma 1-like (The sequence of the model RefSeq protein was modified relative to this genomic sequence to represent the inferred CDS: inserted 1 base in 1 codon; deleted 2 bases in 1 codon): MLTAEMAERFERMKKKRATIRALTTKLLTLIEVEVSKDEPDCDKLRDMLSVLKTKEECLTDLDKVIEDETPTEALEAEIASAQDYQDLIIMCKARSTRLIQKTETSVNVRIPRPWQSHRGQWKEHCKNITSMSLIDDVQLHKAEKAWKPSTKKAARGRGEDDGTGSNDEELTPEQVVTQETLKRLRSILNKLTPQKFLILMNQVKELSIDTEERLKGAIDLIFEKAILEPNFSVVYANMCRCLSGWKVPITDKPGSIVNFRKLLLKRCQKEFEKDLDDDEFLDKKQKKMEAAKDEEECERVRIELQEARDKAWHRRLGNVMFIGELFKLRMLTEAVMHNCVLKLLKNHDEESLECLCRLLSAIGKILDLDKAKPRMDQYFNQMKKIIKERETSSRIRIMLQDVFDLRKCNWVPPRGNQGIKTIDQIHKDAEMEEHREQIKILQQLASKKNRGGGRMGGGMGDQRPHIPGGGDRGSRDLPAKRESAPAPPTLPEPAMSEEAMEKKSTAIIDEFLHINDFNEATWCVDELKSSSALYVFVWNSVVSTLERSGKARELMGTLLSKLILAGTLPIEQYFKGLSQILDAADDMAIDIPHIWLYLAEIITPMLLEGGFPMGQLFREISKPLLPQGKAGVLLVQILHLLCKGMTHSKVGALWKEVGLKWNDFLPKNDNVNKFVTEQQVEFTTGEGQSKDSTKEALSVDELQQEIEHLLRDKASDQRLKDWVEANLDEQQWSSNQFVRALMTTICQLAITGDPYKVDVPLINNRASLLQHFLNDEQKELQALYALQALMVQMKQPANLLRMFFEXLYDADVIKEDAFYKWESSKDAAEQNGKGVALKSVTAFFTWLREPEEESDKELT, from the exons ATGCTAACTGCGGAAATGGCAGAGCGCTTTGAACGGATGAAAAAGAAACGGGCAACAATTCGCGCTTTGACAACAAAGTTGTTGACTCTGATTGAAGTGGAGGTAAGCAAAGATGAGCCCGACTGTGATAAACTCCGTGACATGCTGTCAGTTTTGAAGACAAAAGAGGAATGCTTGACTGACTTGGACAAAgtaattgaagatgagactccgACCGAAGCATTGGAGGCGGAGATTGCAAGTGCACAGGATTACCAGGATCTGATCATCATGTGCAAGGCTCGCTCTACGAGACTCATTCAAAAAACAGAAACATCTGTGAACGTGCGG ATCCCTAGGCCATGGCAGTCCCACCGTGGTCAGTGGAAGGAGCACTGCAAAAACATCACCAGCATGTCGCTCATTGATGACGTGCAGCTACACAAGGCGGAGAAGGCCTGGAAGCCCTCGACGAAAAAGGCCGCCAGAGGCCGAGGGGAGGATGATGGGACTGGATCAAATGATGAAGAGCTTACCCCCGAGCAAGTCGTAACGCAAGAAACCCTGAAGCGATTGCGCAGTATCCTCAACAAACTCACGCCGCAGAAGTTCCTGATTTTGATGAATCAGGTGAAGGAGCTGAGCATAGACACGGAAGAGAGACTGAAGGGCGCCATCGACCTCATCTTCGAGAAAGCCATCTTGGAGCCCAACTTCTCTGTGGTCTACGCCAACATGTGCCGGTGTCTCTCTGGG TGGAAAGTCCCCATCACAGACAAACCAGGATCCATTGTGAACTTCCGCAAACTGCTGCTCAAACGCTGCCAGAAAGAGTTTGAGAAGGACCTGGATGATGACGAGTTCTTggacaaaaagcaaaaaaagatgGAGGCCGCGAAAGAC GAGGAAGAATGTGAACGCGTGCGCATAGAGCTGCAGGAAGCCCGTGACAAGGCCTGGCACCGCCGGCTGGGCAACGTCATGTTCATCGGTGAACTTTTCAAGTTGAGGATGCTGACGGAAGCCGTCATGCATAACTGTGTGTTGAAACTACTGAAGAATCATGATGAAGAGTCTCTGGAGTGCCTCTGCAGGCTTCTCTCCGCAATTGGCAAGATCTTGGACTTAGACAAAGCCAAG CCTCGTATGGATCAGTATtttaatcagatgaaaaagatcATCAAAGAGAGAGAAACGTCATCCCGAATCCGCATCATGCTACAAGATGTCTTTGACCTCAGAAAG TGTAACTGGGTGCCTCCGAGAGGAAACCAGGGTATTAAAACCATTGACCAGATCCACAAGGATGCAGAGATGGAAGAGCACAGGGAGCAGATCAAAATCCTGCAGCAACTCGCGTCCAAAAAGAACAGGGGCGGAGGCAGAATGGGAGGAGGTATGGGCGACCAACGCCCTCACATACCAGGAGGGGGAGATCGTGGCAGCCGGGACCTTCCAG cCAAGCGCGAGAGTGCCCCCGCACCACCTACTCTTCCTGAACCAGCAATGTCAGAAGAAGCGATGGAGAAGAAGTCCACGGCCATCATCGATGAGTTCCTCCATATCAACGATTTTAAT GAGGCAACCTGGTGCGTAGATGAGCTAAAAAGCAGCAGTGCACTG TACGTGTTTGTGTGGAACAGTGTGGTATCCACACTGGAACGCAGCGGCAAAGCTCGTGAGCTCATGGGCACGCTCCTGTCTAAACTCATCCTGGCTGGAACCTTGCCCATTGAGCAGTATTTTAAAGG GCTTTCACAGATCCTGGATGCCGCTGACGACATGGCCATAGACATACCTCACATCTGGCTCTACTTGGCTGAAATCATCACCCCCATGCTCCTTGAGGGTGGCTTCCCTATGGGGCAGCTCTTCAG GGAGATCTCCAAGCCTCTCCTACCACAAGGGAAGGCCGGTGTGCTACTGGTGCAAATCCTTCATTTGCTCTGCAAAGGAATG ACTCATAGTAAGGTTGGGGCCCTGTGGAAAGAGGTGGGGCTAAAGTGGAATGACTTCCTGCCAAAGAATGACAACGTCAACAAGTTTGTCACTGAGCAG CAAGTGGAGTTCACAACTGGAGAGGGGCAGTCCAAGGACAGTACTAAAGAGGCACTAAGCGTGGATGAGCTCCAGCAAGAGATTGAGCACCTCCTCCGCGATAAAGCCAGCGACCAGCGCCTCAAAGACTGGGTGGAG GCCAATCTGGATGAGCAGCAATGGTCCTCCAACCAGTTTGTACGCGCACTCATGACCACCATTTGCCAGTTGGCCATCACAG GTGACCCGTACAAGGTGGACGTGCCGCTTATCAACAACCGAGCCTCCCTGCTGCAACACTTTCTGAACGACGAACAGAAGGAGCTACAGGCGCTCTACGCCCTGCAGGCGCTCATGGTGCAAATGAAGCAACCTGCGA ACCTCCTGCGGATGTTCTTCG AGCTGTACGACGCCGACGTCATCAAGGAGGATGCCTTCTACAAGTGGGAGTCAAGCAAAGACGCGGCGGAGCAGAACGGCAAAGGCGTGGCTCTCAAGTCCGTCACCGCTTTCTTCACTTGGCTGCGCGAGCCCGAAGAAGAGTCCGATAAGGAATTGACTTGA